One stretch of Pseudomonas azotoformans DNA includes these proteins:
- a CDS encoding RNA polymerase sigma factor translates to MMISTPPEPQDSQHADAAGGRAHFLQVFLSQRSQMEALVSRRVGCRATAADLVQDLFLRFWRRPLVQVEELSTYLLRCAGNIAIDHLRSEGARVRSNEGWLPEQQDNQGSEPQAALEAGNDLRHVEAALRSLPERTRQIFLLNRIHGRKYAEIAKAMGLSQSAVEKHMMRALEACKASLRGPSSPRTPGKAP, encoded by the coding sequence ATGATGATCAGCACCCCACCGGAACCCCAGGACAGCCAGCACGCTGACGCGGCAGGTGGGCGTGCACATTTCCTGCAGGTGTTCCTGTCCCAGCGTTCGCAGATGGAAGCCTTGGTGAGTCGCCGCGTGGGGTGCCGCGCCACGGCGGCCGACCTGGTACAGGACCTGTTCCTGCGCTTCTGGCGCCGGCCATTGGTGCAGGTCGAAGAGCTCAGTACCTACCTGTTGCGCTGCGCCGGCAATATCGCCATCGATCACTTGCGTAGCGAAGGCGCGCGGGTGCGCAGCAACGAAGGCTGGCTGCCCGAACAGCAGGACAACCAAGGCTCCGAGCCCCAGGCGGCGCTGGAAGCCGGCAACGATCTGCGCCATGTCGAAGCGGCCCTGCGCAGCTTGCCCGAGCGCACGCGGCAGATTTTCCTGCTCAACCGCATCCACGGCCGCAAGTACGCAGAAATCGCCAAGGCCATGGGCCTGTCCCAAAGTGCCGTGGAAAAACATATGATGCGTGCCCTCGAAGCCTGCAAAGCCAGCCTTCGCGGCCCCTCATCCCCACGCACGCCAGGGAAAGCACCGTGA
- a CDS encoding PepSY-associated TM helix domain-containing protein, whose product MKEGFRQAMAWLHTWAGLIFGWLLFAIFLTGTLSYFKDEISHWMQPEVQARPLDDARSLTVAQTYLQQVAPTAARWFITLPDSRDPGLSVMWQDKVDPGKRGNFIQKTLDPVTGQAVQARESMGGEFFYRFHFQLQMPHPWGRWLSTIAAMVMFIALITGIITHKKIFKDFFTFRPRKGQRSWLDGHNAVGVLVLPFHLMITYSSLVIFMSMVMPAPILASYGNDTRAFFSEVFPNTNNAPALGQPGTLLPLVPMYEQARAQWAGGHVGRVAVNNPSDVNASVNVFRAGSDSVVHDFGSTVSFNGSTGELLRVSGGQSLPAAIGGSFYGLHMGHFAGPVLRWLYFICGLAGTAMIGTGLVIWLGKRQLKHAKTGVMPFELRLVEVLNIASMSGLMIAIAAFFWANRLLPVSFAERSDWEVQTFFIAWGLSLLHAILRRGRQGWVEQLSVGALLFIAIPLLNTLTTSHHLGVSLASGDWAMAGFDLTCLASGVFLGWAAWRMQHRSVPAPKAERARGLTLKQEAN is encoded by the coding sequence ATGAAAGAGGGTTTCCGTCAGGCCATGGCCTGGTTGCACACTTGGGCCGGGTTGATCTTTGGCTGGCTGTTGTTTGCGATTTTCCTGACAGGCACCCTGTCGTATTTCAAGGACGAGATCAGCCACTGGATGCAGCCCGAAGTGCAGGCCCGTCCCCTGGACGATGCGCGCAGCCTTACCGTCGCCCAAACCTATCTGCAGCAGGTCGCACCCACCGCCGCACGCTGGTTCATCACTTTGCCGGATAGCCGCGACCCTGGCCTGTCGGTGATGTGGCAGGACAAAGTCGACCCCGGCAAGCGTGGCAACTTCATCCAGAAAACCCTCGACCCCGTCACCGGCCAGGCCGTACAGGCCCGTGAAAGCATGGGCGGCGAGTTCTTCTATCGTTTCCATTTCCAGCTGCAAATGCCTCACCCGTGGGGCCGCTGGCTGTCAACCATCGCCGCGATGGTGATGTTCATCGCGCTGATCACCGGCATCATCACCCACAAGAAAATCTTCAAGGACTTCTTCACCTTCCGCCCCCGCAAAGGCCAGCGTTCCTGGCTCGACGGGCACAACGCGGTGGGTGTGCTGGTGCTGCCTTTCCATCTGATGATCACCTACAGCAGCCTGGTGATCTTCATGAGCATGGTGATGCCGGCACCGATCCTGGCTTCCTATGGCAACGACACCCGCGCCTTTTTCAGCGAGGTGTTCCCGAATACCAACAACGCCCCTGCATTGGGCCAGCCAGGCACATTGCTGCCGCTGGTGCCGATGTACGAGCAGGCGCGGGCGCAGTGGGCGGGTGGGCATGTGGGGCGTGTGGCGGTGAATAACCCCAGCGATGTGAATGCCTCGGTCAATGTATTCCGCGCCGGTTCCGACAGCGTGGTACACGATTTCGGCAGCACTGTGTCCTTCAATGGCAGCACCGGCGAACTGTTGCGAGTGAGTGGCGGGCAGTCGCTGCCGGCTGCCATCGGCGGCAGTTTCTACGGCCTGCACATGGGCCATTTCGCCGGCCCGGTGCTGCGCTGGCTGTACTTTATCTGCGGCCTCGCGGGCACGGCGATGATCGGCACCGGGCTGGTCATCTGGCTCGGCAAGCGCCAGCTCAAGCACGCCAAGACCGGCGTGATGCCCTTCGAATTGCGGCTGGTGGAAGTGCTCAATATTGCCAGCATGTCCGGCCTGATGATCGCCATCGCCGCGTTTTTCTGGGCCAACCGCCTGCTGCCGGTGAGCTTCGCCGAGCGTTCCGACTGGGAAGTGCAAACGTTCTTCATCGCCTGGGGCCTGAGCCTGCTGCACGCGATCCTGCGGCGTGGCCGCCAGGGCTGGGTCGAGCAGTTGAGCGTCGGCGCATTGCTGTTTATCGCCATTCCATTGCTCAACACGTTGACCACCTCGCACCACCTCGGCGTTTCATTGGCCTCCGGCGACTGGGCCATGGCCGGCTTCGACCTGACGTGCCTGGCCAGCGGCGTGTTCCTTGGCTGGGCCGCCTGGAGGATGCAGCATCGCAGCGTGCCCGCGCCCAAGGCCGAACGTGCACGCGGGTTGACGCTCAAGCAGGAGGCGAACTGA
- a CDS encoding FecR family protein has product MNVTPTPAQEHAALAWLSLLHDQPSSGDQATFSRWLRADPAHVEAYAQAQVLWELSEVPARRLADEEAMALQGYLNAMNTSKRSRVVRWSGALAMAACLLVMVSMGAGWQPSRWVDDFGADYVTAPGEVKTVTLADQSQVTLDADSAIAVDFSHGERHIQLRRGAGFFSVTHTGQSFVVEAGSGEARVLGTQFEVRLQPAGAQVTVLSGRVGVTPSKQGQQQILTAGQQVAYADGSAEPMHGVDSESRLAWRDGWLNYYKAPLADVMKDLGRYYPGRILLLNDEMGAKRVSGSFPSKDPQAVLNALQALLGFEQHHVLGRMIVVR; this is encoded by the coding sequence GTGAACGTCACCCCCACGCCCGCCCAGGAACACGCCGCACTGGCCTGGCTGAGCCTGTTGCATGACCAGCCGAGCAGCGGAGACCAGGCCACGTTCAGCCGCTGGCTGCGGGCCGATCCTGCGCATGTCGAGGCGTATGCCCAGGCCCAGGTGCTGTGGGAGTTGAGCGAAGTCCCGGCGCGCAGGCTGGCGGATGAAGAGGCCATGGCGTTGCAGGGCTACCTCAATGCGATGAACACCTCGAAGCGTTCGCGGGTGGTGCGTTGGTCCGGGGCGTTGGCCATGGCTGCGTGCCTGTTGGTGATGGTGTCCATGGGCGCCGGCTGGCAGCCGTCGCGCTGGGTCGATGACTTTGGTGCGGACTACGTGACTGCGCCGGGGGAGGTGAAGACCGTCACCCTGGCTGATCAATCCCAGGTCACTCTCGACGCCGACAGCGCCATCGCCGTGGATTTCAGCCATGGCGAGCGGCATATCCAGTTGCGTCGCGGTGCCGGTTTTTTCAGCGTGACTCACACCGGACAATCCTTCGTGGTGGAGGCGGGCAGCGGGGAAGCGCGGGTGCTGGGTACGCAATTCGAAGTGCGCCTGCAACCGGCAGGCGCCCAGGTAACGGTGTTGTCCGGGCGGGTTGGCGTGACGCCGTCAAAGCAGGGGCAACAGCAGATTCTTACCGCCGGCCAGCAAGTGGCCTACGCCGATGGCAGTGCCGAACCGATGCATGGGGTCGACAGCGAATCACGCCTGGCCTGGCGCGACGGCTGGCTCAACTACTACAAGGCGCCGCTGGCGGACGTGATGAAGGACCTGGGCCGTTACTACCCCGGTCGCATCCTGTTGCTCAACGACGAGATGGGCGCCAAACGCGTCAGCGGCAGCTTCCCGAGCAAGGACCCACAGGCGGTGCTGAATGCGTTGCAGGCGCTGCTGGGATTTGAACAGCACCACGTGCTAGGGCGGATGATCGTGGTGCGCTGA
- a CDS encoding sigma-70 family RNA polymerase sigma factor encodes MSPSNTVEVLYTDHHHWLTGWLRRKLGCPESAADLAQDTFIRVLTAREPPTLVEPRAFLTTVAKRVLFNFYRRQDLERAYLDALAQMPEHVAPSEEERAIILQTLVELDQLLDGLPVQVKRAFLLAQLDGLTYAQIGAELGISIATVKRHLTKAAMRCYFAL; translated from the coding sequence TTGAGCCCGTCCAACACCGTCGAAGTTTTGTACACCGATCATCACCACTGGCTCACCGGCTGGTTGCGACGCAAGCTCGGCTGCCCGGAAAGCGCCGCCGACCTGGCCCAGGACACCTTCATTCGCGTGCTCACTGCGCGGGAACCCCCCACGCTGGTCGAGCCCCGCGCGTTTCTCACCACGGTTGCCAAGCGCGTGCTGTTCAACTTCTACCGCCGCCAGGACCTGGAGCGCGCCTACCTCGATGCCCTGGCACAGATGCCCGAACACGTGGCGCCATCCGAAGAAGAACGCGCAATCATCCTGCAGACCCTGGTGGAGCTGGACCAACTGCTCGACGGCCTGCCGGTGCAGGTCAAGCGCGCCTTCCTGCTGGCGCAACTGGATGGGCTGACCTACGCGCAAATCGGCGCGGAGCTTGGGATTTCCATCGCCACCGTCAAACGTCACCTGACCAAAGCGGCCATGCGCTGCTATTTCGCCCTATGA
- the fecA gene encoding TonB-dependent Fe(3+) dicitrate receptor FecA, producing MPQHPTLLARTLRQLLLGASLSLTVLPHAMADEAKPYHIAPTSLEAALNQFGREAGVLISFGSQVTAGMQSRGLSGNYGAADGLQKLLEGTGLQARAEGDNAYSLQPASAPATIELGTSSVVGDWLGDAAQTNVFEHPGARDVIRREEFERQGATQAKDVLNRIPGVNAPDNNGTGSHDMALNFGIRGLNPRLASRSTVLMDGIPVPFAPYGQPQLSFAPISMGNMDAVDVVRGGGAVRYGPQNVGGVVNFVTRAIPDAPTVKGGLQTETSPSSSHDGFKTTGNLLAGGTADNGLGGALLYSGTRGGDWRENSNTRIDDLILKGKYQLDDANSFNAMAQYYEGQADMPGGLNVADYKADPYQSTRPYDKFWGRRTMFNVGYRYEQDRREFTVNSFFTKTLRSGYLDQGTFLSLSPREYWVRGLETRFAQGFDLGPTSHEVGVGYRYINEAGHELRYRTPIAANQQIPTTNSRNDRDTRGGTEANAFFIDDRIDIGKWTITPGIRYEMIESQQTNNLSNVKYKGDYNTALPALNVLYHLTDSWNLYANTEGSFGSVQYSQMPNRVTSGEVKPEKARTWELGTRYDDGTLRAEIGAFLINFDNQYESNQTNDSVIARGETRHQGIETSVNYALDGLSPALAGFDVYATYAYVDATIREDGPNKGNRVPFSSKHKGTLGVGYTEGRWKLNLDSSYQSSQFADNANTEKETANGANGRIPGYMLFSSRAAYDFGPQLSDLNVAVGVKNIFNTQYFTRSFDDNNKGKYVGEPRTVYVQTSIAF from the coding sequence ATGCCCCAGCACCCCACGCTTCTCGCCCGCACCCTGCGCCAACTCCTGCTTGGCGCCAGCCTGAGTCTTACGGTACTGCCACACGCCATGGCAGACGAGGCCAAGCCTTATCACATCGCGCCGACTTCGCTGGAAGCGGCGTTGAATCAATTCGGACGTGAAGCGGGTGTGCTGATTTCCTTCGGCTCGCAAGTCACCGCAGGCATGCAGAGCCGTGGCTTGTCGGGTAACTATGGCGCCGCAGACGGCCTGCAGAAACTGCTGGAAGGCACCGGCCTGCAAGCCCGCGCCGAAGGCGACAATGCCTACAGCCTGCAACCGGCCAGTGCGCCGGCGACTATCGAGTTGGGCACCTCCAGCGTGGTCGGCGACTGGCTCGGCGACGCTGCACAGACCAACGTGTTCGAACATCCTGGCGCCCGAGATGTGATCCGCCGGGAAGAATTCGAACGCCAGGGCGCCACCCAGGCCAAGGACGTGCTCAATCGCATCCCCGGCGTCAACGCCCCGGACAACAACGGCACCGGCAGCCACGACATGGCGCTGAACTTCGGTATTCGCGGCCTCAACCCGCGCCTGGCGTCACGATCCACCGTACTGATGGACGGCATCCCGGTGCCGTTTGCGCCGTACGGCCAACCCCAACTGTCGTTCGCGCCGATCAGCATGGGCAACATGGACGCCGTTGACGTGGTGCGTGGCGGCGGCGCCGTACGCTACGGCCCGCAGAACGTCGGTGGCGTGGTCAACTTCGTGACCCGCGCAATCCCGGATGCGCCCACGGTCAAAGGCGGCCTGCAGACCGAAACCAGCCCTTCCTCCAGCCACGACGGCTTCAAGACCACCGGCAACCTGCTGGCCGGCGGCACGGCCGACAATGGTCTGGGCGGTGCGCTGCTTTACTCCGGCACCCGTGGCGGCGACTGGCGCGAGAACAGCAACACGCGCATCGACGACCTGATCCTCAAGGGTAAATACCAGCTCGACGACGCCAACAGCTTCAACGCCATGGCGCAGTACTACGAAGGCCAGGCCGATATGCCAGGGGGGTTGAACGTTGCGGACTACAAGGCAGATCCGTACCAGTCCACCCGTCCCTACGACAAATTCTGGGGCCGTCGCACGATGTTCAACGTCGGCTATCGCTATGAGCAGGACCGTCGCGAGTTCACCGTAAATAGCTTCTTCACCAAGACCCTGCGCAGCGGTTACTTGGACCAGGGCACCTTCCTCTCGCTGTCCCCACGCGAGTACTGGGTGCGCGGCCTGGAAACCCGTTTCGCCCAAGGCTTCGACCTGGGCCCGACCAGCCACGAAGTGGGCGTGGGCTACCGCTACATCAACGAAGCCGGCCACGAACTGCGCTACCGCACGCCGATTGCCGCCAACCAGCAGATCCCCACCACCAACAGCCGCAACGACCGCGACACCCGTGGCGGTACCGAAGCCAATGCGTTCTTCATCGACGACCGGATTGACATCGGCAAGTGGACCATCACCCCTGGCATTCGCTACGAGATGATCGAATCCCAGCAGACCAACAACCTGAGCAACGTCAAATACAAGGGTGACTACAACACCGCGTTGCCCGCACTGAACGTGCTTTATCACCTCACCGACAGCTGGAACCTCTATGCCAACACCGAAGGTTCGTTCGGCAGCGTGCAGTACAGCCAGATGCCCAACCGCGTGACCAGCGGCGAAGTGAAACCGGAAAAAGCCCGTACCTGGGAACTGGGCACCCGTTACGACGACGGCACCTTGCGTGCGGAAATCGGCGCGTTCCTGATCAACTTCGACAACCAGTACGAAAGCAACCAGACCAACGACTCGGTGATCGCCCGTGGCGAAACCCGTCACCAGGGTATCGAGACCAGCGTCAACTACGCGCTCGATGGCTTGAGCCCGGCACTGGCCGGCTTTGATGTGTACGCCACCTACGCTTATGTCGACGCCACCATCCGCGAGGACGGCCCGAACAAAGGCAACCGCGTGCCCTTCTCGTCCAAGCACAAAGGCACCCTGGGCGTGGGTTACACCGAGGGTCGCTGGAAGCTCAACCTGGACAGCAGCTACCAGAGCAGTCAGTTCGCCGACAATGCCAACACCGAGAAGGAAACGGCCAACGGCGCCAACGGACGCATCCCCGGCTACATGCTGTTCAGCAGCCGCGCCGCCTATGACTTCGGCCCGCAACTGTCGGATCTGAATGTGGCGGTGGGGGTGAAAAACATCTTCAACACCCAGTACTTCACCCGTTCGTTCGACGACAACAACAAGGGCAAGTACGTCGGCGAACCGCGCACGGTGTACGTGCAGACCTCGATCGCGTTCTAA
- a CDS encoding LysR family transcriptional regulator, whose amino-acid sequence MTTARFDGVELFLQIVESGNLTEAAERLNLTRSAVGKGLARLEARLGTCLLQRSTRRQRLTEDGQAYYEHCLRALAELEAAESVLESGRQQPRGRLRASVPLAFGHHYAAPALWGLMDRYPELEIEVCFADRMTDLVQEGFDIAVRIGPLPDTDRLSARRLGEQSVGLAASPAYLQRAGRIESADDLAGRRGIAYRSNTPHRSRVVSPLVLDDLQAVADAAIAGVGLAWLPSWLIAHYVLRGQLEAVLPAYREQPSPIHVIWPTAAHMPAKTRCAIDALVAATPSCLAGS is encoded by the coding sequence ATGACCACTGCGCGTTTCGATGGGGTTGAACTCTTTCTGCAGATCGTCGAAAGCGGCAACCTCACGGAGGCCGCCGAACGCCTGAACCTCACGCGCTCGGCGGTGGGCAAGGGGCTGGCACGGCTAGAAGCGCGGCTGGGGACTTGCCTGTTGCAGCGCTCCACTCGCCGTCAGCGTCTGACGGAAGACGGACAGGCGTACTACGAGCATTGCCTGCGCGCATTGGCTGAACTTGAAGCCGCCGAATCGGTGCTGGAAAGCGGCCGGCAGCAGCCACGCGGTCGTCTGCGCGCCAGCGTGCCGCTGGCCTTCGGGCATCACTATGCGGCGCCCGCGTTGTGGGGGTTGATGGACCGTTATCCGGAACTGGAGATCGAGGTGTGTTTCGCTGATCGCATGACCGACCTGGTGCAGGAAGGCTTTGATATCGCCGTGCGAATCGGCCCTTTGCCCGACACCGACCGCTTGAGTGCACGGCGCCTGGGTGAACAGTCCGTTGGACTGGCTGCTTCACCTGCGTACTTGCAGCGGGCGGGGCGGATTGAATCGGCCGACGACCTTGCCGGCCGTCGCGGCATTGCCTACCGCAGCAATACGCCGCACCGTTCGCGGGTTGTGTCGCCATTGGTGCTGGACGACCTCCAGGCCGTGGCTGACGCTGCCATCGCGGGCGTCGGCCTGGCCTGGTTGCCCAGTTGGTTGATTGCACACTACGTGCTGCGCGGGCAGTTGGAAGCGGTGTTGCCCGCCTACCGTGAGCAACCCTCGCCGATCCACGTGATCTGGCCGACCGCCGCGCATATGCCGGCCAAAACCCGTTGCGCCATTGATGCCCTGGTCGCCGCCACCCCCAGTTGCCTGGCGGGCAGTTAG
- a CDS encoding DUF3649 domain-containing protein, whose translation MKSKTSLPVSYRLAVTSRVLAAVVGGYLMASLASICLALWLPTSRADAVITGMMSSFVFYLLAVIWCFACRSAARAWFGVMLPSAAFATLAGVGLWMARV comes from the coding sequence ATGAAAAGCAAAACCTCGCTGCCTGTCTCCTATCGTCTCGCCGTGACCTCGCGCGTGTTGGCCGCGGTGGTGGGCGGTTACCTGATGGCGTCCCTTGCCAGTATCTGCCTGGCGTTGTGGCTGCCCACCTCCCGCGCTGATGCGGTGATTACCGGGATGATGAGTTCCTTCGTGTTCTACCTGCTGGCAGTCATCTGGTGTTTCGCCTGCCGCAGCGCCGCACGTGCCTGGTTCGGCGTGATGCTGCCAAGTGCCGCGTTTGCCACCCTGGCGGGCGTGGGCTTGTGGATGGCACGGGTATGA
- a CDS encoding DUF3325 domain-containing protein, producing the protein MLLALLMCYVGFTALCLSTDRHHGELLHSKPTPRRRLGLRVAGWLLLTVSIWPAVAIAGWGQGLVEWCAVLMLSALLLVLLLPYRPRQALILAGVSLLASPVAAFATL; encoded by the coding sequence ATGCTACTGGCGCTGCTGATGTGCTACGTCGGGTTTACCGCGCTGTGCTTGTCCACCGACCGCCACCACGGCGAACTGTTGCACAGCAAACCCACCCCTCGCCGGCGCCTGGGGTTGCGTGTGGCCGGGTGGTTGCTGCTGACCGTGTCGATCTGGCCCGCCGTGGCCATCGCCGGTTGGGGCCAGGGCCTGGTGGAGTGGTGCGCCGTGTTGATGCTCAGCGCACTGCTGTTGGTGTTGCTGTTGCCGTATCGGCCAAGGCAGGCCCTGATCCTGGCGGGTGTCAGCCTGCTCGCCAGCCCCGTTGCAGCCTTCGCCACCCTCTGA
- a CDS encoding FecR domain-containing protein — protein MNFSTQVAEQAVHWLMEMQQGGLNPRQQAAWQHWLNAHSEHQRAWDHMQRVNQRLRGMPSPLAHAALNAPTATSRRQALKLLLILGAGSAAAWGLRQQHILPPLTADYRSPVGQRRKVQLADGSQLQLNTGSAVDVHFDGQQRLIRLLEGEILLTGIAGNTPLNVLTGQGLLTSHAARMNVRQFNDHTQLAVFDGRVEVMPNTYSGLPLTVEAARQVNFTRKGWDTPRPTDANSGAWADGMLVAAHMRLEDFLGELGRYRRGQVNCDPQVANLLISGSYPLDDSERILDLLEVSLPVKVRRFTRYWVTVQARV, from the coding sequence ATGAACTTCTCCACTCAAGTCGCCGAACAGGCCGTGCATTGGCTGATGGAAATGCAGCAAGGTGGACTCAACCCTCGCCAGCAGGCTGCCTGGCAACACTGGCTGAACGCCCACAGCGAACACCAGCGCGCCTGGGACCACATGCAACGCGTCAACCAGCGCCTGCGCGGCATGCCCTCGCCCCTGGCCCACGCGGCGTTGAACGCGCCAACCGCCACCAGCCGGCGCCAGGCCCTCAAGCTGCTGTTGATCCTCGGTGCCGGTTCGGCGGCTGCCTGGGGCCTGCGCCAGCAACATATCCTGCCGCCGCTCACGGCCGACTACCGCAGCCCGGTCGGCCAGCGCCGCAAAGTGCAACTGGCGGACGGCAGTCAGTTGCAGCTCAATACCGGCAGCGCGGTGGACGTGCACTTCGATGGCCAGCAACGGCTGATCCGCCTGCTTGAGGGCGAAATCCTGCTGACCGGTATCGCCGGCAACACACCGCTTAACGTGTTGACCGGCCAAGGTCTGCTCACCAGCCACGCTGCACGCATGAACGTGCGTCAGTTCAACGACCACACCCAGCTGGCGGTATTCGATGGCCGCGTCGAGGTAATGCCCAACACCTACAGCGGCCTGCCGCTGACGGTCGAGGCCGCACGCCAGGTCAACTTCACCCGCAAAGGCTGGGACACCCCACGCCCCACCGACGCCAACAGCGGCGCCTGGGCCGACGGCATGCTGGTCGCCGCCCACATGCGCCTGGAAGATTTCCTCGGCGAACTCGGCCGTTATCGTCGCGGCCAGGTCAATTGCGACCCGCAGGTGGCCAACCTGTTGATCTCCGGCAGCTACCCGCTGGACGACAGCGAACGGATTCTGGACCTGCTGGAAGTGAGCCTGCCGGTAAAAGTACGGCGCTTCACGCGGTATTGGGTGACGGTACAGGCACGCGTCTGA
- a CDS encoding MFS transporter, whose translation MPPAATLSAVNPLRSARNGLALTAVCLVALMFGLEISSVPVILPTLEQQLGTGFQDAQWIMNAYTLACTSVLMAAGTLADRFGRKRMLVLCLWLFGLASLACGLANDAPTLIAARFVQGVGAGAMMICQFAILSHLFREPAARARAFAIWGVIAGVGLGFGPMVGALILAVADWRWVFLVHVPLTLFTLVLLHVSVQESRDPAGHRLDIAGMLTLTLSVFALVYFITQGTENGFGTPVMLGWAGLAVAGLLLFIVVERRSAHPMFDFSVFRIQRFNGALMGSIGMNFSFWPFMIYLPLYFQAGLGYDTLTSGGALLAYTLPTLLVPPLAERLALRYGAERIIPLGLGLMGAGFLAMAAANWAAQPSILLILASCIIAGIGLALTNSPTTNTTTGSVSADRAGMASGIDLSARLITLALNIALMGLVLLLGISDQLANVLPGATALDWPGISQNIAAGKLDVPGVSVAQAQAALRHGAGWAMLFAGIGAGGLALLSRHFFHSR comes from the coding sequence ATGCCACCCGCCGCCACGTTATCGGCCGTCAACCCACTCCGCTCCGCCAGAAACGGCCTCGCCCTCACCGCCGTATGCCTTGTCGCCCTGATGTTCGGCCTGGAGATCTCCAGCGTGCCGGTGATCCTGCCCACGTTGGAACAGCAACTGGGCACAGGTTTCCAGGATGCCCAATGGATCATGAATGCCTACACCCTGGCCTGTACCAGTGTGTTGATGGCAGCCGGTACCCTGGCCGATCGTTTTGGCCGCAAGCGCATGTTGGTGCTATGCCTGTGGCTGTTCGGGCTGGCTTCGCTGGCGTGTGGGCTGGCAAACGATGCGCCGACGCTGATTGCCGCACGCTTCGTCCAGGGCGTGGGCGCCGGGGCGATGATGATTTGCCAGTTCGCGATTCTGTCGCACCTGTTCCGCGAACCGGCGGCGCGGGCACGGGCGTTCGCAATCTGGGGCGTAATCGCCGGCGTGGGCCTGGGCTTCGGGCCGATGGTGGGGGCGTTGATCCTGGCAGTGGCGGACTGGCGCTGGGTGTTCCTGGTGCATGTACCGCTCACCCTGTTCACCCTGGTGCTGTTGCATGTCAGCGTGCAGGAGTCCCGTGACCCGGCCGGCCATCGCCTGGACATCGCCGGTATGCTCACCTTGACGCTGTCGGTGTTCGCGCTGGTCTATTTCATCACCCAGGGCACCGAGAACGGTTTTGGCACACCGGTCATGCTCGGCTGGGCGGGATTGGCGGTGGCCGGGTTGCTGCTGTTCATCGTCGTTGAGCGACGCAGCGCCCACCCGATGTTCGACTTCTCGGTGTTCCGCATCCAGCGCTTCAATGGCGCCTTGATGGGTTCCATCGGCATGAACTTCAGCTTCTGGCCGTTCATGATCTACCTGCCGTTGTATTTCCAGGCGGGCCTGGGCTACGACACGCTGACCAGCGGCGGCGCCCTGCTCGCCTACACCCTGCCCACGCTGCTGGTGCCGCCGCTGGCGGAGCGCCTGGCCCTGCGCTACGGCGCCGAGCGCATCATTCCGTTGGGCCTGGGTTTGATGGGTGCGGGTTTCCTGGCCATGGCCGCCGCCAATTGGGCGGCGCAACCCAGCATCCTGCTGATCCTGGCCAGTTGCATCATTGCCGGCATAGGCCTGGCGCTGACCAACTCCCCCACCACCAACACCACCACGGGCTCGGTGTCCGCGGACCGCGCAGGCATGGCCTCGGGCATCGACCTGAGCGCACGGCTGATTACCCTGGCGCTCAACATCGCGTTGATGGGGCTGGTGCTGTTGCTGGGGATCAGCGATCAACTGGCCAATGTGCTGCCGGGCGCCACGGCGCTGGATTGGCCGGGCATCAGCCAGAACATCGCGGCGGGTAAGCTCGATGTACCGGGGGTGAGCGTCGCGCAGGCCCAGGCCGCACTGCGTCATGGTGCCGGCTGGGCGATGCTGTTTGCCGGCATCGGCGCTGGCGGGCTGGCACTGCTGAGCCGACATTTCTTCCACAGTCGGTAA